The Anguilla anguilla isolate fAngAng1 chromosome 4, fAngAng1.pri, whole genome shotgun sequence genome has a window encoding:
- the LOC118225983 gene encoding tripartite motif-containing protein 16-like isoform X2: MFAEVVEKLKSRLQAAPPAHCYTGPGDVACDVCTGRKRKSAMSCLVCLASYCETHLQPHYESPPLKKHKLVKATGNLQEKICSHHDKLLEFYCRTDQQCICYLCTMDEHRGHKTVSIATERTKKEKQLGVTKRKFQQRIQKREKKLQDLRQAVQSLKRFAQAAVEDSERIFTELIGSIERRCSEVKELIRDQEKAEVSRAEGLLERLEKEIAELRRRDAELEQLSHTEDHIQFLQSCQSLCAPPGPGDIPSIAVSPHVSFEALTKSVSELKERLEDVCKEELVKISESVKEVHAVEPRAREDFLQYSSQLTLDPNTAHIVLRLSEGNREVTNMGEIHSYPDHPERFEFWAQVLCREGLSGCCYWEAEWSGNDGVSIAVSYKEISRKGQINDCGLGNNKSWALRCSPSSYSFLHNNRTTEIPVPSSSRIGVYLDHRAGTLSFYSVSDTMTLLHRVQTTFTQPLYPGFRIRTVGSSVKLCDLG; encoded by the exons atgtttgctgaagtggtggagaaactgaagtCAAGACTacaagctgctcctcctgctcactgttacACTGGACCTGGAGATGTGGCGTGTGATGtctgcactgggagaaagcGCAAATCCGCAATGTCCTGTCTGGTGTGTCTGGCCTCTTACTGCGAAACTCACCTGCAGCCTCACTATGAATCTCCTCCTCTTAAGAAGCACAAACTGGTCAAAGCCActggaaacctgcaggagaagatctgctCTCATCATGACAAACTGCTGGAGTTTTACTGTCGTACTGATCAGCagtgtatttgttatttgtgtaCAATGGATGAACACAGAGGCCATAAAACAGTCTCAATTGCAACAGAAAGGACTAAGAAAGAG AAGCAGCTAGGGGTGACAAAGAGGAAATTCCAGCAGAGAAtccagaagagagagaagaagcttcaggatctgagacaggctgtgcagtcactcaag CGCTTTGCACaagcagcagtggaggacagcgagaggatctttactgagctgatcGGCTCCATTGAGAGAAGATgctctgaggtgaaagagctgatcagagatcaggagaAGGCTGAGGTGAGTCGGGCTGAAGGACTCCTGGAGCGACTGGAGAAGGagattgctgagctgaggaggagagacgctgagctggagcagctttcacacacagaggatcacatccaGTTCCTCCAG agctgtcagtctctctgtgcccctcctggacctggagacaTACCCAGCATCGCTGTCAGTCCACACGTCTCTTTTGAGGCTCTGACgaaatctgtctctgaactGAAAGAGCGACTGGAGGATGTCTGCAAGGAGGAACTGGTAAAAATCTCTGAATCAG TGAAAGAAGTCCATGCTGTAGAGCCCAGGGCCAGAGAGGATTTCTTACAGT ATTCTTCTCAGCTCACACTggaccccaacacagcacacatagtcctccgtctgtctgaggggaacagggagGTGACCAATATGGGAGAGATCCAttcatatcctgatcatccagagagatttgagttcTGGGCccaagtgctgtgcagagagggtctgtctggatgctgttactgggaggctgagtggagtGGGAATGATGGGGTTTCTATAGCAGTGTCATATAAagagatcagcaggaaagggcaGATTAATGACTGTGGTCTGGGTAATAACAAGTCCTGGGCTTTGCGCTGCTCTCCTTCCAGTTACTCTTTCTTACACAACAACAGGACCACTGAAATCCCtgttccctcctcctccagaattggagtgtacctggatcacagggcaggaactctgtccttctacagcgtctctgacacaatgaccctcctgcacagagtccagaccacattcaccCAGCCCCTCTATCCTGGGTTTAGGATTCGTACTGTCGGATCttctgtaaaactgtgtgatttgggatga
- the LOC118225958 gene encoding tripartite motif-containing protein 16-like, with translation MSIPLSLSRSFRERKRNSVSVTVSSKMAEGGVSLDQDQFSCPICLDLLKDPVAIHCGHSFCMGCIQGCWDQDDHTGVYSCPHCRETFTPRPVLRKNTMLAEVVEKLKKTGLQAAPPAHCYAGPGDVECDSCTGRKRKAVKSCLMCLASYCDTHLKLHNALHPGKRHKLIDASENLQEKICSHHDKLLEVYCQTDQQCICYLCTMDKHKGHKKVSAAAARTEKQKQLGVTQSKFQQRIQEREKKLQDLRQAVQSLKAAMEDSERIFTELIHSIERRSSEVKELIKNQENVAESQAEGLLERLEQEIAELRRRDAELEQFSHTEDHIQFLQSFQSFCVPPGPGDIPSITVSPHDSFETLKKSFSELKEQLEDIFKVELVKISKSVKEVYTVEPSTREDFLQYSCQLTLDPNTVNKHLDLSEGNRQVTHVAQIQSHPGHPERFECLQKNSYPLTWGRNTGSYIESYSSSGYNSYQMNGNEKKLQMERLKMYAQVLCSEGLSGRCYWEAEWSRTGEVSIAVSYKEISRKGQGDEGIMGNNDKSWSLRFSPSRYQFWHNNVGTGIRVTSSSTIGVYLDHRAGTLSFYSVSDTMTLLHRVQTTFTQPLYPGFWVWGVGSSVKLCDLEREKGKISCN, from the exons ATGTCaatcccactctctctgtcacgcagtttcagagaaagaaaacgtaactctgtttctgtcactgtgagcagtaaaatggctgaaggtggaGTTTCACTGGATCAGGATCAGTTCAGCTGTCCAATCTGTTTGGATCTACTGAAGGATCCGGTGGCTATTCACTGTGGACACAGTTTCTGTATGGGTTGTATTCAGGGCTGCTGGGATCAGGATGATCATACTGGTGTCTACAGCTGTCCCCATTGCAGAGAGACTTTCACCCCAAGGcctgttttaagaaaaaacaccatgctggctgaagtggtggagaaacttaagaagacaggactccaagctgctcctcctgctcactgttacgCTGGACCTGGAGATGTAGAGTGTGATTCCTGCACTGGGAGAAAGCGCAAAGCTGTCAAGTCCTGTCTGATGTGTCTGGCCTCTTACTGTGACACTCACCTCAAACTTCACAATGCACTCCACCCAGGAAAGAGACATAAGCTGATCGATGCttctgaaaacctgcaggagaagatctgctCTCACCATGACAAACTGCTGGAGGTTTACTGCCAGACAGATCAGCAGTGTATCTGCTATCTGTGTACGATGGATAAACACAAAGGGCATAAAAAAGtttcagctgcagcagcaaggactgagaaacag aagcagctgggtgtaacacagagtaaattccagcagagaatccaggagagagagaagaagctgcaggatctgagacaggctgtgcagtcactcaag gcagcaatggaggacagcgagaggatctttactgagctgatcCACTCCATTGAGAGAAGGAgctctgaggtgaaagagctgatcaAAAATCAGGAGAATGTTGCGGAGAGTCAGGCTGAAGGACTCCTGGAgcgactggagcaggagattgctgagctgaggaggagagacgctgagctggagcagttttcacacacagaggatcacatccagttcctccag AGCTTTCAGTCTTTCTGTGTAcctcctggacctggagacatacccagcatcactgtcagtccACACGACTCTTTTGAGACTCTGAAGAAATCTTTCTCTGAACTGAAAGAGCAGCTGGAGGACATCTTCAAGGTGGAACTGGTCAAAATATCTAAATCAG TGAAAGAAGTCTATACTGTAGAGCCCAGCACCAGAGAGGATTTCTTACAGT ATTCCTGTCAGCTCACTCTGGACCCCAACACAGTGAATAAACACCTCgatctgtctgaggggaacagacaGGTGACCCATGTGGCACAGATCCAGTCACATCCTggtcatccagagagatttgagtgcTTGCAGAAAAATTCATATCCCCTGACATGGGGTCGAAATACTGGATCATACATAGAATCCTATTCATCTTCAGGTTATAACAGCTATCAAATGAACGGGAATGAGAAGAAGTTACAAATGGagagattaaaaatgtatgcccaagtgctgtgcagtgagggtctgtctggacgctgttactgggaggctgagtggagCAGGACTGGGGAGGTTTCTATAGCAGTGTCTTATAAagagatcagcaggaaagggcaGGGCGATGAGGGTATAATGGGAAATAATGACAAGTCCTGGAGTTTGCGCTTCTCTCCCTCCAGATACCAATTCTGGCACAATAATGTGGGCACTGGAATACGTGTTACCTCATCCTCCACAATAGGAGTATACCTGGATCACAGGGCaggaactctgtccttctacagtgtctctgacacaatgaccctcctgcacagagtccagaccacattcactcagcccctCTATCCTGGGTTTTGGGTTTGGGGAGTTGGATCTTCAGTAAAACTGTGTGAtctggaaagagagaaagggaagatcAGCTGTAATtag
- the LOC118225983 gene encoding tripartite motif-containing protein 16-like isoform X1 — protein sequence MAQAAGNLDEDHLSCSICLDLLKDPVTIPCGHSYCMGCIKGYWDQDDNAGVYCCPQCRETFTPRPVLRKNTMFAEVVEKLKSRLQAAPPAHCYTGPGDVACDVCTGRKRKSAMSCLVCLASYCETHLQPHYESPPLKKHKLVKATGNLQEKICSHHDKLLEFYCRTDQQCICYLCTMDEHRGHKTVSIATERTKKEKQLGVTKRKFQQRIQKREKKLQDLRQAVQSLKRFAQAAVEDSERIFTELIGSIERRCSEVKELIRDQEKAEVSRAEGLLERLEKEIAELRRRDAELEQLSHTEDHIQFLQSCQSLCAPPGPGDIPSIAVSPHVSFEALTKSVSELKERLEDVCKEELVKISESVKEVHAVEPRAREDFLQYSSQLTLDPNTAHIVLRLSEGNREVTNMGEIHSYPDHPERFEFWAQVLCREGLSGCCYWEAEWSGNDGVSIAVSYKEISRKGQINDCGLGNNKSWALRCSPSSYSFLHNNRTTEIPVPSSSRIGVYLDHRAGTLSFYSVSDTMTLLHRVQTTFTQPLYPGFRIRTVGSSVKLCDLG from the exons ATGGCACAGGCTGCAGGCAATCTGGATGAGGACCATTTGAGCTGTTCGATCTGTCTTGATCTGCTGAAGGATCCGGTGACTATTCCCTGTGGACACAGTTACTGTATGGGCTGTATTAAGGGCTACTGGGATCAGGATGATAATGCTGGTGTCTACTGCTGTCCCCAGTGCAGAGAGACCTTCACCCCAAGGcctgttttaagaaaaaacaccatgtttgctgaagtggtggagaaactgaagtCAAGACTacaagctgctcctcctgctcactgttacACTGGACCTGGAGATGTGGCGTGTGATGtctgcactgggagaaagcGCAAATCCGCAATGTCCTGTCTGGTGTGTCTGGCCTCTTACTGCGAAACTCACCTGCAGCCTCACTATGAATCTCCTCCTCTTAAGAAGCACAAACTGGTCAAAGCCActggaaacctgcaggagaagatctgctCTCATCATGACAAACTGCTGGAGTTTTACTGTCGTACTGATCAGCagtgtatttgttatttgtgtaCAATGGATGAACACAGAGGCCATAAAACAGTCTCAATTGCAACAGAAAGGACTAAGAAAGAG AAGCAGCTAGGGGTGACAAAGAGGAAATTCCAGCAGAGAAtccagaagagagagaagaagcttcaggatctgagacaggctgtgcagtcactcaag CGCTTTGCACaagcagcagtggaggacagcgagaggatctttactgagctgatcGGCTCCATTGAGAGAAGATgctctgaggtgaaagagctgatcagagatcaggagaAGGCTGAGGTGAGTCGGGCTGAAGGACTCCTGGAGCGACTGGAGAAGGagattgctgagctgaggaggagagacgctgagctggagcagctttcacacacagaggatcacatccaGTTCCTCCAG agctgtcagtctctctgtgcccctcctggacctggagacaTACCCAGCATCGCTGTCAGTCCACACGTCTCTTTTGAGGCTCTGACgaaatctgtctctgaactGAAAGAGCGACTGGAGGATGTCTGCAAGGAGGAACTGGTAAAAATCTCTGAATCAG TGAAAGAAGTCCATGCTGTAGAGCCCAGGGCCAGAGAGGATTTCTTACAGT ATTCTTCTCAGCTCACACTggaccccaacacagcacacatagtcctccgtctgtctgaggggaacagggagGTGACCAATATGGGAGAGATCCAttcatatcctgatcatccagagagatttgagttcTGGGCccaagtgctgtgcagagagggtctgtctggatgctgttactgggaggctgagtggagtGGGAATGATGGGGTTTCTATAGCAGTGTCATATAAagagatcagcaggaaagggcaGATTAATGACTGTGGTCTGGGTAATAACAAGTCCTGGGCTTTGCGCTGCTCTCCTTCCAGTTACTCTTTCTTACACAACAACAGGACCACTGAAATCCCtgttccctcctcctccagaattggagtgtacctggatcacagggcaggaactctgtccttctacagcgtctctgacacaatgaccctcctgcacagagtccagaccacattcaccCAGCCCCTCTATCCTGGGTTTAGGATTCGTACTGTCGGATCttctgtaaaactgtgtgatttgggatga